The Drosophila santomea strain STO CAGO 1482 unplaced genomic scaffold, Prin_Dsan_1.1 Segkk13_quiver_pilon_scaf, whole genome shotgun sequence genome window below encodes:
- the LOC120457528 gene encoding uncharacterized protein LOC120457528 translates to MAPAIRHGVYRCRVCRGIHPLRSCQRFLQLPAVKRLRAVLINKYCANCLAHEHSGRSCRSKARCRICREAHHTLLHIRGEQPGSSRPQRKREPQAAPQPQRRQEVGSTGSRRSASPMDRSPPHSSLSTPTGAPSLVRTSVSILPTAAVLIGSEQKRFDVRVLVDPCCPVSRIHVSLVKALNLAVTGVGNERLCTTEIRSKTSRMSKQLLMVVDEQMQSRTPAQPLDPKVQDMFHNMTLADDRWFHPALVSAVLGADVYADLMLPGIIASQDGLPMAQNSKLGWILSGRCSLS, encoded by the coding sequence ATGGCTCCAGCGATCCGCCACGGTGTATACCGCTGTCGAGTGTGCAGGGGGATTCATCCATTGAGGAGCTGCCAGCGATTCCTGCAACTGCCGGCTGTGAAGCGGCTCCGGGCAGTCTTGATTAACAAGTACTGCGCTAActgtctggcccacgagcATTCGGGCCGGTCGTGTCGCAGCAAAGCGAGGTGCCGCATCTGCCGAGAGGCCCACCACACTCTGCTGCACATCCGCGGCGAACAGCCAGGCTCTTCGAGGCCTCAACGGAAGCGTGAGCCACAAGCAGCGCCTCAGCCTCAACGGCGTCAGGAGGTGGGTTCGACCGGGTCACGACGCTCAGCCTCGCCGATGGATAGGTCCCCACCCCACAGCTCATTGTCAACGCCGACGGGCGCGCCTAGCTTGGTGCGGACGAGCGTCAGCATCCTTCCGACCGCTGCCGTGCTCATTGGGTCCGAGCAGAAGAGATTCGATGTGCGAGTCTTGGTGGATCCGTGCTGCCCCGTGAGTCGCATCCACGTCTCGCTGGTGAAGGCCCTCAACTTGGCCGTCACGGGCGTGGGCAACGAACGGCTGTGCACCACCGAGATTCGCTCGAAAACGTCCCGGATGAGCAAAcagctgctgatggtggtggaCGAGCAGATGCAGAGCCGGACGCCGGCACAGCCCCTGGATCCGAAGGTGCAGGACATGTTCCACAACATGACGCTAGCGGATGACCGGTGGTTCCACCCAGCGCTTGTCTCGGCTGTCCTTGGAGCAGACGTTTACGCCGACCTGATGCTGCCGGGTATCATCGCGAGCCAGGACGGCCTGCCCATGGCACAAAATTCCAAGCTGGGATGGATTCTTTCGGGACGCTGTTCTCTGTCCTAA